A window from Candidatus Methylomirabilota bacterium encodes these proteins:
- a CDS encoding extracellular solute-binding protein produces the protein MTRVLDRRSFMAATGGAAAGLAGILASHRAPAHAQGTTLHILRWNDFVPAGDEVLARQMTEASRVFGAKVTLERINANDIQARVTAAVSSGAGPDIIHMLHNWAHLYEKSLVDVSDVAQAVGQAQGGYYAAAEALCRVAGTWRAVPHAITPNLVVYRKSLHDGVGVSAFPKTWQEWREVGKKLKVKGFPVGQTVAHTFGDSPAFWYPYLWSWGGKEVEADGKTVALDSKATLESVKFAVAFWKDACDEDGLAWDDTSNNRAFLSGTISATQNAASIYLVALGDPAKFKTDKGGPLHADMGHAPLPGGPAGQFSYHGPFHHAVMGYGKNLKLAKDFLKWLHSREIYEPWFVAEKGYAIATTRVWEGHTMWNQDPVMLAFREAARSYRLFGYAGPPSAKATEAFSKYLIVDMYAKAIQGLPPEEAVKWATGELTKVYG, from the coding sequence ATGACGCGTGTCCTGGACCGGAGGTCCTTCATGGCCGCGACCGGCGGCGCGGCCGCCGGGCTGGCGGGGATCCTGGCATCGCACCGTGCCCCCGCCCACGCGCAGGGCACGACGCTGCATATCCTCCGGTGGAACGACTTCGTTCCGGCGGGCGATGAAGTTCTGGCCCGCCAGATGACCGAGGCCTCGCGTGTCTTCGGCGCCAAGGTCACCCTCGAGCGCATCAACGCCAATGATATCCAGGCGCGCGTGACCGCCGCCGTGTCCTCGGGCGCAGGCCCCGACATCATCCACATGCTCCACAACTGGGCCCATCTCTACGAGAAGAGCCTGGTCGACGTCAGCGATGTCGCGCAGGCGGTAGGCCAGGCGCAGGGCGGGTACTACGCGGCGGCCGAGGCCCTCTGCCGGGTCGCGGGAACGTGGCGGGCCGTCCCCCACGCGATCACGCCGAATCTCGTCGTCTATCGCAAGTCGCTTCACGACGGCGTCGGTGTCTCGGCATTTCCAAAGACGTGGCAGGAATGGCGCGAGGTCGGCAAGAAGCTCAAGGTCAAGGGCTTTCCGGTCGGTCAGACGGTGGCGCATACCTTCGGGGACTCGCCGGCCTTCTGGTACCCCTATCTCTGGTCGTGGGGTGGCAAGGAGGTCGAAGCGGACGGCAAGACGGTCGCCCTGGATTCGAAGGCCACCCTCGAGTCGGTGAAGTTCGCCGTCGCCTTCTGGAAGGACGCCTGCGACGAAGACGGACTCGCCTGGGATGACACGAGCAACAACCGCGCATTTCTCTCGGGGACCATCTCGGCGACCCAGAACGCGGCCTCCATCTACCTCGTGGCGCTCGGCGATCCGGCGAAGTTCAAGACTGACAAGGGCGGGCCGCTTCACGCCGACATGGGCCACGCGCCGCTGCCCGGCGGTCCGGCCGGCCAGTTCTCCTATCACGGCCCGTTTCATCACGCGGTGATGGGATACGGAAAGAATCTCAAGCTCGCGAAGGACTTCCTGAAATGGCTCCACTCCCGAGAGATCTACGAGCCCTGGTTCGTCGCCGAGAAGGGCTATGCGATCGCCACCACGCGGGTCTGGGAGGGGCATACCATGTGGAACCAGGACCCCGTGATGCTCGCGTTCCGCGAGGCCGCGCGCTCCTACCGGCTCTTCGGCTATGCCGGTCCACCGTCGGCGAAGGCCACGGAGGCCTTTTCCAAGTACCTGATCGTCGACATGTATGCCAAGGCCATACAGGGTCTGCCGCCCGAGGAAGCGGTGAAGTGGGCGACAGGAGAGCTGACCAAGGTCTACGGCTAG
- a CDS encoding SDR family NAD(P)-dependent oxidoreductase codes for MRMKDKVAIVTGAGSGIGRATALRFASEGARVVCADREREAAQATAKMIAEAGGEAVELAVDVTEERGCALMVQTTLDRFGRLTTLVNSAGVSGKRRDATPPLEEWTRVLDVNLSGTYLASRAALEALAASGHGSITNLASIYGLVGGSLSPAYAASKGGVVNLTRTMALTWAPKIRVNCVCPGVIETPMTKPFMTDPAWEQPMRARHPLGRFGQPEDIAAAILYLASDEAGFVTGVALPVDGGYTAA; via the coding sequence ATGCGGATGAAGGACAAGGTGGCCATCGTGACGGGGGCGGGCTCGGGAATCGGGCGCGCCACCGCGCTTCGCTTTGCCTCCGAAGGCGCACGGGTCGTGTGCGCGGATCGGGAGCGAGAGGCGGCGCAGGCCACGGCCAAGATGATCGCGGAGGCCGGCGGCGAGGCGGTCGAGCTCGCCGTGGACGTGACCGAGGAGCGCGGCTGCGCTCTGATGGTCCAGACGACGCTCGATCGCTTCGGACGGCTGACCACGCTCGTGAACTCCGCGGGCGTGAGCGGGAAGCGGCGCGACGCCACCCCGCCCCTCGAGGAATGGACACGCGTGCTCGACGTGAATCTCAGCGGGACCTACCTCGCCTCGCGAGCGGCCCTCGAGGCGCTGGCGGCCAGCGGTCATGGATCGATCACGAATCTCGCCTCCATCTATGGTCTGGTGGGCGGCTCTCTCTCGCCCGCCTACGCGGCCTCGAAGGGCGGAGTGGTCAACCTGACGCGGACGATGGCGCTGACGTGGGCGCCCAAGATCCGCGTGAATTGCGTGTGCCCGGGCGTCATCGAGACGCCCATGACCAAGCCCTTCATGACCGATCCCGCCTGGGAGCAGCCGATGCGGGCGCGCCATCCCCTGGGCCGCTTCGGCCAGCCCGAAGACATCGCGGCAGCGATTCTCTATCTGGCGAGCGACGAGGCTGGTTTCGTCACCGGGGTCGCCTTGCCCGTGGACGGGGGCTACACCGCCGCCTAG
- a CDS encoding ABC transporter substrate-binding protein, with amino-acid sequence MRISDEQLALFEQRLQALGLGRRDFLKVVGAMAAFGGLGFATRAEAAKPFKLAPGEKLAKEQLLRLGGGGFWQNDPSSHDYNKDLYCAGVAIQYAGLMNFNADFVAEPYLATKVQSNKDGSVWTFTIRKDSRWSDNSPMSARDFEWSWKRQLDPETKAPYAAFLYDIKNAEAFNKKQVTNRDEVGVKAKDDWTLEVTLEGPRGYFPVLAAYLAALPAHRGAVEKHGDKWTEAGNIVTNGPFVLEQWEHNKQMVLRKNPYFFGAKDVHLDKVVIPIIPVQAGALPYENNELDLTWLQPGDLKKLQSDPRMQRDVFQYPYPGTWYLLPQVTKPPFDNLKVRRAVAHAIDRENVVKVSQGLAVPAWSMIPPGFPGAVDDPKIKAIQRFDKKAALEQLRGTPFEGGKNWPKITLSMREEGLGSKPLAEAVQAVLLDSLNMKTELEVLEQRVFRERLWKQDLQFVWIRWFMDYPDPHNEYFDTFYGKKTTGKRQAWVNEAFDKELEAGRDTRDTKKRLEHYKKAEEIMQMDVGYVPVAWVVRFAATKPWVKGIEKNKQGQNVIDGNIYVDMMRHIYIIEKG; translated from the coding sequence ATGCGCATATCCGACGAGCAGCTGGCCCTCTTCGAGCAGCGCCTGCAGGCATTGGGCCTCGGCCGGCGCGACTTCCTCAAGGTGGTGGGCGCCATGGCCGCCTTCGGCGGGCTGGGGTTCGCCACCCGGGCCGAGGCGGCCAAGCCGTTCAAGCTTGCCCCCGGCGAGAAGCTGGCCAAAGAGCAGCTCCTGCGCCTGGGCGGTGGGGGATTCTGGCAGAACGACCCGTCCAGCCATGACTACAACAAGGACCTCTACTGCGCGGGGGTGGCGATTCAGTACGCCGGCCTCATGAATTTCAACGCGGATTTCGTGGCCGAGCCATACCTGGCCACCAAGGTCCAGAGCAACAAGGACGGCTCCGTCTGGACCTTCACCATCCGCAAGGACAGCCGCTGGTCCGACAACTCGCCGATGAGCGCCCGTGACTTCGAGTGGTCGTGGAAGCGCCAGCTCGATCCCGAGACCAAGGCCCCCTATGCCGCCTTCCTCTACGACATCAAGAACGCCGAGGCCTTCAACAAGAAGCAGGTGACGAACCGCGACGAGGTCGGGGTCAAGGCCAAGGACGACTGGACTCTCGAGGTCACCCTCGAGGGTCCCCGCGGCTATTTCCCCGTGCTGGCCGCCTATCTGGCCGCGCTCCCCGCGCACCGCGGCGCCGTCGAGAAGCACGGCGACAAGTGGACGGAGGCCGGCAACATCGTCACCAATGGGCCCTTTGTGCTGGAGCAGTGGGAGCACAACAAGCAGATGGTGCTGAGGAAGAATCCGTACTTCTTCGGCGCCAAGGACGTGCACCTGGACAAGGTTGTCATCCCCATCATCCCCGTCCAGGCCGGCGCGCTTCCCTACGAGAACAATGAGCTGGACCTGACCTGGCTCCAGCCGGGAGACCTCAAGAAGCTCCAGAGCGACCCGCGCATGCAGCGGGATGTCTTCCAGTACCCGTATCCGGGCACCTGGTACCTGCTTCCCCAGGTGACCAAGCCCCCCTTCGACAACCTCAAGGTCCGCCGGGCGGTGGCCCACGCCATCGACCGCGAGAACGTGGTCAAGGTCAGCCAGGGCCTCGCCGTCCCTGCCTGGTCCATGATCCCCCCGGGCTTCCCCGGCGCCGTGGACGATCCGAAGATCAAGGCCATCCAGCGCTTCGACAAGAAGGCGGCCCTCGAGCAGCTCAGGGGCACGCCGTTCGAGGGAGGCAAGAACTGGCCCAAGATCACGCTGTCGATGCGCGAGGAAGGTCTGGGCTCCAAGCCGCTGGCCGAGGCGGTGCAGGCGGTGCTGCTGGACAGCCTCAACATGAAGACCGAGCTCGAGGTGCTGGAACAGCGGGTATTCCGCGAGCGCCTCTGGAAGCAGGATCTGCAATTCGTGTGGATCCGCTGGTTCATGGACTATCCGGATCCGCACAACGAGTACTTCGACACCTTCTACGGCAAGAAGACCACGGGCAAGCGGCAGGCCTGGGTCAACGAGGCCTTCGACAAGGAGCTGGAGGCCGGGCGCGACACGCGCGACACCAAGAAGCGGCTCGAGCACTACAAGAAGGCCGAGGAGATCATGCAGATGGACGTGGGCTACGTGCCGGTGGCGTGGGTCGTGCGCTTTGCCGCCACCAAGCCCTGGGTCAAGGGCATCGAGAAGAACAAGCAAGGACAGAACGTGATCGACGGCAATATCTACGTGGACATGATGCGGCACATCTACATCATCGAGAAGGGCTAG
- a CDS encoding ABC transporter permease, with protein sequence MALSTPASGTSLAAAAGLAAAPSTQTSNLWRDAWRRLLRNKLAVVGGVTVILLCLVAIFADFIAPYSYTKANFGKIYEFPSREFPLGTDQLGRDVLSRMIYGARVSMLVGLGAQVIVVMIGVPIGLVAGYLGGRVDLLLTRFIDVMYAFPRLLFVILIMSMLGAGLMNIFIAIGLTGWVGIARQTRAQVLSIKEKEFVEGARALGAGFFRTIGKHVLPSALTPIVVSVTFGIPEAIFTEAALSFIGVGINPPTPSWGQMVGENQQYLRSYWHLCVFPSIAIAITMLSFTFFGDGVRDALDPKMK encoded by the coding sequence ATGGCTTTATCGACCCCCGCATCCGGTACTAGTCTGGCGGCCGCCGCGGGCCTGGCCGCGGCGCCGTCGACGCAGACGTCGAATCTCTGGCGGGATGCCTGGCGCCGGCTCCTGCGCAACAAGCTCGCGGTGGTGGGTGGGGTGACGGTGATCCTGTTGTGCCTGGTGGCGATCTTCGCGGACTTCATCGCGCCCTACTCGTATACCAAGGCCAATTTCGGCAAGATCTACGAGTTTCCCTCGCGAGAGTTTCCCCTCGGTACCGATCAGCTGGGGCGTGACGTGCTCTCGCGCATGATCTACGGCGCGCGGGTGTCCATGCTCGTGGGCCTGGGCGCGCAGGTCATCGTCGTCATGATCGGGGTGCCCATCGGGCTGGTGGCCGGCTATCTCGGAGGCCGCGTGGACCTCCTCCTCACGCGCTTCATCGACGTGATGTACGCGTTTCCGCGGCTGCTCTTCGTCATCCTCATCATGTCCATGCTCGGGGCGGGGCTCATGAATATCTTCATCGCCATCGGGCTCACCGGGTGGGTGGGCATCGCGCGCCAGACCCGCGCGCAGGTGCTCTCCATCAAGGAAAAGGAGTTCGTGGAGGGCGCCCGCGCCCTCGGCGCGGGCTTTTTCCGGACCATCGGCAAGCACGTGCTGCCCAGCGCCCTCACGCCCATCGTGGTGTCGGTCACCTTCGGCATTCCCGAAGCCATCTTCACGGAGGCCGCGCTATCCTTCATCGGGGTGGGGATCAACCCGCCCACCCCGTCCTGGGGACAGATGGTGGGAGAGAATCAGCAGTACCTGCGGTCGTACTGGCATCTCTGCGTCTTTCCGTCCATCGCCATCGCCATCACCATGCTGTCCTTCACCTTCTTCGGTGACGGCGTCCGTGACGCCCTCGATCCGAAGATGAAGTAG